The window GGTTCTTCCCTTTTCAAAGATGATGTCCTCAACTCATAAAAAACAGGAAGCGTTGGTTCAGAGCGCCTTGCAGGAAATGTATCAGATGAATTACGCGGCGGCGAACCAACTTTTTCGGAAGGTAGGTCAAAACGAACCGTTTCATCCGATGGCGCCGCTCGGAACAATCGCGACTCAGTGGCTCGCAGAACAGGAATCGATGGGTTTTTCCTCAGGAAACCGGCAACTGCTGAAAAATATCGATACGGCGGAAAGCGAGTACAAATCGCAGATTCGGCTTCATCCGGAAAACACGCAAATTTCCTTCTATTACGGCACGACGCTGGGACTTCGTGCGCGGATTCTATTGGGTGAAAAAAATTGGGGCGGCGTGTTGATCAGCGGTTACAACGCGATTCGCCACATAAAAAAAGCAGAAAAACACAATCCTGAACTCTGGGACATCCAACTTCCGTTTGGCGTTTTCAATTATTACGTCGGCGTTTCGTCTGGTTATATGAAAATCGCGTCATGGATTTTCAACGAATCCGGTTCCAAAGAGGATGGACTGAGACAGATGACGATCGCCGCTGAAAAATCCCGCTATGCCAAATATGAGGCGCGCGGTATTCTGTCGTTTGTCTATCTCTACATGGAAGACGATCCGGCGGCTGGTTTGAAATACGCGCAAATCCTGCTAAATGAGTTCCCAAACAATCCGTATTATCATTTTCTTTGCGCGGAAGCATATTTAAATCTTCGTCAATTCGTGACAGCGGAAAAGCATATCCGGGAAATCCGGAAACTCCTGCCTGAACTCAAAGACAAAACGAAAAACGAGTACGAGTTAAAACTTCATCTACTGAATGGGACGCTGGCATTCCATCGCGGCGACCTGAATACAGCGGAAAAGGAGTTAAAAAGCGTTATCGACAATTACTATTTAGAAATGGATATGCATCTCGGTTTTGCGTTGTTACGACTTGGACAGATCAATGATTTACAGGGACGACGAAACGCCGCAATCATTTTGTATCGAAAAACTGCCGATTTGGACAACCGAACGACCGCCTGCAAAGAGGCAAAACTTTACCTCGCCCGTCCGTATTCCCGGTGAACACATTTCCATTCGTAAAAACACCCAATCATATTTAACCTAATTTTACCCAATCAATCCTCCAAAGGCGGACAGGCCCAATCTACTCAACCAACTTAATTAACCATTTCACCGTAAATTTCCCTTAAAAATCTCCCGCTCGTCCCGGTTAAAATCTGGGAAAAAGGCATCTTCGCTAGATAGAGAATCCGGGTTTTGCGTAAAAGCCGTCGTCAAACCGGCTAACTCGAATTCTTCCAGCGCTTTTTGGTATTCCACTTTGCGAATCCTTCTGCCGACAACTGGATGTTCTACTGCACGAAAACACGGATGATATTGCGCCATGATGCTCACCGGAATCGACGGATCGATATCCGCGATCGTGCGGAAAACTTTCGCGCTTCCGGCTGTACCGTCTGGTAAAACAAGATGCCGCACCAACAACCCGCGAATAGCAACGCCGCGTGCGTCGAGTTTTAGAGCGCCAACCTGACGAAACATTTCCTGAACGGCACAGACACTCTCTGAAACATAATTCGGCATTCCGGAAAATTCTTCCGCCCAAATATCTTCACTGTACTTCATATCAGGCAGATAAATATCGACAATTCCATCGAGCAGACGAATAATCTCTGCGCGATCGTAACCGTTTGTGTTATAGACGATTGGCAGGGAGAAGCCGTTTTCCATCGCGATCGCCAGTGCCTCGACTAAAAAAACCAGATGCGGCGTTGGAGTCACCCAATTGACATTTTCGCAACCTATTTTCTGAAGTCTTAAAAATTCTCCGGCTAAATTTTCAGCGGAAATCGGTTCTCCGCTTCCCTGCTGGCTGATCTGAAAATTCTGGCAAAAGATGCACCGTGCGTTACAACCGGTGAGAAAAATCGTCCCTGAACCCGATTCGCCGGTAATCGGCGGCTCTTCGCCGAAATGCGCCATCGCGCTGAAAATGACTGCCGTGTCATTCAATCCGCAAAAACCGCTTTTCCCGTGAAAACGTCTCGCTCGACAGAGTCGCGGGCAAATTACGCACGGATCGGTTAGTCGCCTGAGTTCCTGAGCGACTTCTTTGATTTTTTCTATAGATGCAGTCGGCATTTGATCCTTATTTTTATTTTCATCGGCAATTCAAATGACTCATTCTCGCCCAAATGCGGCATAAGATAGCGATTATCCGCCAGAGGCGGATCGAATTGGTCAGAGTAAAACCGGATAGGTATCCGGGAATTCGCGCATCAATGTTTCTTCTTTGAAGATCCGGAAACCGATACTTTGGTACAATTTCAAAGCCGCCGGGCTGTCGAGTGAACAAGTGTTCAACCAAATGCGTCTTGGTTGAAGTTCAAGGCTTCTCCGGATTCCCGCGATTAACGTTGCTTTTCCAAGCCCTTTTCCAGAAAACTGCGGCAGTATGCCGAGATATGAAATCTGGACAGTTTGTTCATCCTGGATTTCCAATTCCATGTATCCGACAGGTGTTCCGTCAAGATAGGCAATCCATGTTTCGAGTTCTGGGCGATTTAGATAATCAAACCAGTTTTCATTTGTCCATAAAACGCGGTCGATCCAGTTCCAGTTTTTGCCGATAGTGATATAGAAAAACCGATTGAGTTCCGGACAAGGAATCAGCGCGCGTCGAAAGTCGAATCCGGCGACGTCAACGGGCGGCGGTTGTATGGAAATATTGTTCAATTCGAGATAAAAAACGGTTACGGTTCTTTGCATGGCTTTCTAAACCCATCCTTAAAAATGAAACCTACCTATGGTTTAAAGTGATTCGAGCATCGATCGCGTAATCAGTTCGCCGCTGTGAACAATGTGCGAATTACTGCAATTAACCCGCGTACAAATACCGACACAGTTGCGGAAGTCACACTCTTTCGTCAGGAAAAAGGCAACTAGGTTTCCGCCGCAGTTGCAAGGCGAGATGACTGGCATTTCTACTCCGCAGACAGGACACATGAGCGATAGAATTTTTTGATCGATCAGGTCGATGTCAAGCGTAAAGCGCGAATTTTCACCGTAAAACGGGCTGAGCGCTATCAAACCCGCGTCGTCGTCTTGCCGGACCTTGATGAGCAATCCCGGATAACCATTGAAAATAGCGCGTTTGCTGATGAGATTATGTCCGTTCTGACAGAAGAGTTGATCGACAATGAGCACCTTCTTTTTACCGGCGATCTCACTCTTCAAAGGATTGGGCATAATCATCATTCCCTTGCTGTCGAATCTTTCCATATTTCCGCTCCTTGCTTATCCGTTAATAAGGTAACGATTGCCGCTTTCCAAATCAATTGGAAAATCTATCAATTCTTCTAACATTTCATTTGAAATCCTGACGTGGCAATTGTAAAATCAATCCGGGTTTTTCAAAATATTGCCGAACTGAATTTTCACCAGCAAAATGTTTTTATCATGAGGTTTTTATGAATGATTTTACCAATTCGTTCCCTAACTGCCAGACCGGCGAAATCGTCTCATTCGATGGAACACGGCTCTTCACCCGCTCTTACAAACCAACCAAACCGGCTAAAGCCGTCGTTCTCGTTGTGCACGGACTGGCTGAACATTCCGGCCGGTACGAGCATGTGGCGGAATTTCTGACAAAAGCGGGATTCGCGTTTGAAACGTTCGATCTACGCGGGCACGGAAAATCCGGCGGAGCGCGTATTTTTGTCAATTCGTTCGATGATTATCTGCGCGATCTCGATTTGATCATGTCAGAAGTGAAGCGCAACTATCCGGATTTGCCGATTTTCCTGCTCGGACATAGCATGGGAGGCGCAATCACCTCGCTCTTTACGATCACGCGAAAATCGCCGATAGCCGGACTTATTCTCAGCGCCCCATCGCTGAAAATCAGCGACTCAATTTCGCCGTTCTTAATTAAAATGGCGCCCTTGATCGGAAAACTGTTACCGAAATTGCCGACGATCGTGCTGGATAAAAACGCCATCTCACGCGATCCGATGGTAGTCCAGAAATACGACGAAGATCCACTCAATTATCGCGGCGGAATTCCCGCACGCACCGGCGCCGAACTTAATCTCGCCATCGGACGCATTCAGATTCAGATGGAAATTCTCGATTTGCCGCTTCTCATTTTACAGGGAACAGTCGATCATCTTTCTGACATCCGAGGCAGTCAGATGCTTTTCGATCTGGCAAAGTCCAAAGACAAAACATTCAACCGCTACGAAGGTTTTTATCACGAGATCTTGAATGATCCGGAAAAAATGCGTGTTTTGGACGACATCCGCGACTGGATGGAAAAGCATTACGGCGTTGCTAAATGATACAAAAAATCAAAATTCAGCCGCCGTTTATCAAACTGGATTCACTCCTCAAACTCGCTTCCATTTCTTCGACAGGCGGACAGATGAAGCAGTTCATTTCGAGCGGAGGCATACTGGTGAACGGCAACGTTGTTATTCAACGCGGAAAAAAGATTTTCCCCGGAGACGTCGTACGGGTTCTCACGCAACCGCCCATTGAACTTCAGGCCGTTTTATCTTCTCAATCCGACAACAAATAGCATTTTGCCATTCAGAAAGGCAACCAACATGTACATTTTATCCATCGATCAAGGAACGACCGGAACCAAAGCGTCGCTGATCGACCAGAATTGCCAGATCGTCGATAAATCCTACCGTGAATTTCACCAAATCTATCCGAAACCCGGTTGGGTCGAACACGATCCGCTCGAAATTTGGCAAACTGTCGTTGAGACAATTGGAGATGTTTCCGCTCGACATCGCGGTGAAATTCTCGCACTCGGCATCACCAATCAGCGCGAGACGACCGTTGTCTGGAATCGGAAAACCGGTTTGCCTGTTTATAACGCCATCGTCTGGCAATGCCGCCGAACGACGGAGATTTGCCAGAGTTTAAAACCGTTCGAGCCGTTCTTCCGCGAAAAAACCGGATTGCCCATCGACGCCTATTTCAGCGGCACGAAAATCAAATGGATTCTCGAAAATGTCCCAGATGATCCAACTGATTTGCTGTTTGGAACAATCGACACATGGCTGATCTGGAAACTGACAAACGGTAAGGTTCATGCAACCGACTTTACGAACGCTTCGCGAACGCTCATTTACAACATCCGAAAAAAATGCTGGGACGAGGAACTCTGCCGCCTGCTGTCCATTCCGATGAACATTCTCCCAACCGTGAAGAACGCCATCGATGATTTCGGCGTCGTGGAGACAATTCCTGCTATTGATGGCGTTCCGATTGCGGGCGTCGCAGGCGATCAGCAAGCCGCACTCTTCGGTCAGAATTGTATCAAAAACGGCGAAGTGAAAAATACTTATGGCACCGGTTGTTTTATTATGATGAACACCGGCGACCGCTACATCGCGTCTCATAAAGGATTATTGACAACGCTGGCGATCGGCGGTTCCGGAGAACCCTGCTACGCGCTGGAAGGCTCGATCTTCATCGGCGGTGCGGCAATTCAGTGGTTGCGCGACGAATTAAAAATGATCGAGAAAGCTTCTGACAGCGAAGCCGCGGCTTATGCTGTCAATGACAACGGCGGCGTCTATCTCGTGCCAGCGTTCGTCGGACTGGGCGCGCCACATTGGGACATGGAAGCAAGAGGCGTTCTGGTCGGATTGACACGAGGCGCGAACCGCAACCACATCATCCGAGCGGCGCTGGAATCCATGGCTTATCAAACGCACGACGTACTGAAAACCATGGAAGAGGAAACGGGAATATCAATTGCCAAACTTTTCGTGGACGGCGGCGCGGTAGCAAACAATTTCCTGATGCAATTTCAAGCGGACATAATTGGCTGTCCGGTTTTTCGTCCATTGAATATCGAATCCACTTCGCTCGGCTCGGCGTTCCTCGCTGGACTCAAATCCGGTTTTTGGAAAAGTAACGCCGACCTGATCTCCGTCAAGCAATGTGACAGAACATTTTCTCCCGAAATGCGAGACTCACAACGCGACCGGCTGATCGTCGGCTGGCAGAAAGCGGTCAGACAAGCGAAGACGAGATAAACCCGCTGAGAACACAGAAAACACAGAACAGAACGCCGATAGACACAGATAGAAAAGATATTTTTGCATATGTCTGTTCCATTCGCGTCATCTGTGTTCTATTTCTTTAAGATTAACCACAAAGTTTTTTTAAACACTAAGGCTCTAAGCCTAATTAGTTCGGTAAAAAGCCGAGTAAGTTCATATAAAGGGTGAACTGTCTTGTATCCGATGTCGGGATGATCATTCTGATTTCCCGTCGATCTCTCCCCTGCTAAAGTATTTTACGCCTAAAGATGAAGGAACCAATCTTTTAGTTTGATATGATCCGTTAATATTAGTAATATTCTCTCGGGTGAAAGGAAACCGATCCGAATATGTGTTCTAAATACGGTATCCCGAAATACGAACCGCACCTGTTTGAATCACGCCGCGAATTTCTGGAGGCCTATCGGGATGATTTGTTAAACCTGATCGGAAAGACTATCGACGGCTATTTGCTCTTTTATGATGAAAGGGATAATGAATGGAATAAGGACGCGCCGACTATTCTGATCATCGACGGCAGACATTACGAGTTTACCGCCTTCCAGATCGACTATTTCAATATGACTATTGACGCGGTCGATTTAAATATTCTAACCGATTGGTACGCCAGAGAAGTTGCTGAAAAATTTGTCTGGAAGAAAAACTATATCAATTGGGTCAACCGGGTAATCGGCCGTAGAATATTGGGAATTAATCTGCTGGGGACTCAATTTGAACCGATTTCTATCACAAACGAATTTCCAAACCGCCGCGACTACGAAGACCGGGCGCTGAATGGAATCGAGTTCATGCTGGATAAAGCAACCGATTCGGGAAAATATACTTTTTTTCAAGTTTATAACGATACTGACGAGATCGGAATTGAAGTCATTAACGAATCCAATTATTAAAATTTCAGTCGGGGAAAAAAGAGATCCAGTATAACATCCTGTTTCGGCTTAAAAGAATCCATAACTCAAAATATCATCGATCCCGAAGTTATCGATCATATCAGCCGGGGTGGGATCGTTTTCTACGAGAAAAAACGGCATCCGTGACAAGTAAAGTGGTGCTGTTCAAAGCACGGTGCCAGTCACCGAACAAATGCTTGACAATGGAAATGGGAATCAGTAAAATTCTCGTAGTGTGACTAAAAAAAATAAATCAATTGGATTATCAACATTGAAACATAAAGAATCATTCCTTACATGGGCGGAGAAAATCACTAAATGTCAACTGAACCAGTCGAAATTGCCTTACCTCGCGTCATCCGAGAAAAAACTGAATATTATAGGTCAAAAATTTTCATAGGAACGCATCGAACCTGTTCATGCGCTCCAAATAATTTAAATTGTTTATCAGCAAAAGATTGGCTCAAAAGTCAAATTGGTGTTTGGCAATTTTTCTATGAAGGCAGAGACATTCGAGACAAGAAATTACATCCCGCCACTTTTCCAATTTCTTTAGCCAAAAAGGTAATCAGCGTTTTTACTCACGAAGGCGAATTAGTTCTTGACCCATTCGTAGGAAGCGGCACTTCACTCGTAGCCGCTCAAGACCTAAATCGAAATGCTGTGGGATTTGACTTGCAAGAAAAGTATATCGAGTTATGCGTTAAGCGACTGGCAAGCAACAAGTTATTTAATCAAGCGCAACAAGTGGCTATCCAAGATGACGCCTTGCATATTCCAAATTATCTAGAACCTGGTTCAGTCAGTCTAATATGGACTTCCCCGCCATATGCCAATTTATTAAATCGAAAGCGAAAAAATAAATCTAGGCGAGAGAGAAATAACGAGCAACTCCATCAAGTAGAGCAGTATTCCCAAGACCCAAGAGATTTAGGAACAATGGCTTTGGATGAATACACTTCGGCAATGGGCGATATTTTCGAGAGATTATTGCCATTACTTCACCCAAAAGGTCATTGCGTAATTAATGTCCCTGATATGTGGTGGGAAAATGAGCGCATCACAATTCATGTTTCCCTAATAAACGAATTGCGCCAACGTGGTTACGAACTCCGAAATACAATCATCTGGGATAGAACCAACATAGTGAATAACATCGGTATTTTTGGATACCCTAGCAATTACATCACAATGGGTACAACTTTTGAATATCTGCTCGATTTCTGGAGATCTCCCGAAGCATGAAAACATACACCAAAGAATCGCTTATCGCCGCTTTGCAAGATATAAAAAATCGTGGATGGATTCCCAATGCCCGCCCGGGAAATGTTGGTGGTATCGGAAACACGCTGGAAGACCTTCTTGGTATTCAAGAAAATAATTTACCAATTCCAAATGCCGCTGAATGGGAATTGAAATGTCAAAGAGCAGAAACAGCCGCATTGACTACTTTATTTCACATGGAGCCATCCCCACGAGCCTTGAAATTTGTGCCAAATATTCTTTTGCCGAAGTATGGTTGGAAACATGAACTTGCAGGCGCAAATTATCCCGCCAATGAGATGAGTTTTCGCCAAACAATACACGGTCGTGAAAGAAGTGACCGGGGTTTTATGGTAGAAATTGATAAGAGCAATCGAAAAGTTTTAATTTCCTTTGATTCAAGCAAAGTAGATTCTCGCCATGCAGATTGGTTAGAATCGGTCAAAAAACGTGTTGGTTTGGGCGAATTGAATCCACAACCATATTGGGGCTTTGACGATTTGAATCACAAAGCAGGCACAAAACTTCTGAACACTTTTTATGTCCAAGCGGAAGTTATGAAAGATGGGGACAAAGAATTTTTCCACTACAACCGAATCTTGATTTTGCGGGGTTTCAGCGTTGACAATTTTGTCAAAGCACTTGTTGAAGGAAATGTGCTTGT is drawn from Candidatus Marinimicrobia bacterium CG08_land_8_20_14_0_20_45_22 and contains these coding sequences:
- a CDS encoding radical SAM protein — encoded protein: MPTASIEKIKEVAQELRRLTDPCVICPRLCRARRFHGKSGFCGLNDTAVIFSAMAHFGEEPPITGESGSGTIFLTGCNARCIFCQNFQISQQGSGEPISAENLAGEFLRLQKIGCENVNWVTPTPHLVFLVEALAIAMENGFSLPIVYNTNGYDRAEIIRLLDGIVDIYLPDMKYSEDIWAEEFSGMPNYVSESVCAVQEMFRQVGALKLDARGVAIRGLLVRHLVLPDGTAGSAKVFRTIADIDPSIPVSIMAQYHPCFRAVEHPVVGRRIRKVEYQKALEEFELAGLTTAFTQNPDSLSSEDAFFPDFNRDEREIFKGNLR
- a CDS encoding GNAT family N-acetyltransferase, encoding MQRTVTVFYLELNNISIQPPPVDVAGFDFRRALIPCPELNRFFYITIGKNWNWIDRVLWTNENWFDYLNRPELETWIAYLDGTPVGYMELEIQDEQTVQISYLGILPQFSGKGLGKATLIAGIRRSLELQPRRIWLNTCSLDSPAALKLYQSIGFRIFKEETLMREFPDTYPVLL
- a CDS encoding alpha/beta hydrolase; translation: MNDFTNSFPNCQTGEIVSFDGTRLFTRSYKPTKPAKAVVLVVHGLAEHSGRYEHVAEFLTKAGFAFETFDLRGHGKSGGARIFVNSFDDYLRDLDLIMSEVKRNYPDLPIFLLGHSMGGAITSLFTITRKSPIAGLILSAPSLKISDSISPFLIKMAPLIGKLLPKLPTIVLDKNAISRDPMVVQKYDEDPLNYRGGIPARTGAELNLAIGRIQIQMEILDLPLLILQGTVDHLSDIRGSQMLFDLAKSKDKTFNRYEGFYHEILNDPEKMRVLDDIRDWMEKHYGVAK
- a CDS encoding RNA-binding protein, translating into MQKIKIQPPFIKLDSLLKLASISSTGGQMKQFISSGGILVNGNVVIQRGKKIFPGDVVRVLTQPPIELQAVLSSQSDNK
- the glpK gene encoding glycerol kinase translates to MYILSIDQGTTGTKASLIDQNCQIVDKSYREFHQIYPKPGWVEHDPLEIWQTVVETIGDVSARHRGEILALGITNQRETTVVWNRKTGLPVYNAIVWQCRRTTEICQSLKPFEPFFREKTGLPIDAYFSGTKIKWILENVPDDPTDLLFGTIDTWLIWKLTNGKVHATDFTNASRTLIYNIRKKCWDEELCRLLSIPMNILPTVKNAIDDFGVVETIPAIDGVPIAGVAGDQQAALFGQNCIKNGEVKNTYGTGCFIMMNTGDRYIASHKGLLTTLAIGGSGEPCYALEGSIFIGGAAIQWLRDELKMIEKASDSEAAAYAVNDNGGVYLVPAFVGLGAPHWDMEARGVLVGLTRGANRNHIIRAALESMAYQTHDVLKTMEEETGISIAKLFVDGGAVANNFLMQFQADIIGCPVFRPLNIESTSLGSAFLAGLKSGFWKSNADLISVKQCDRTFSPEMRDSQRDRLIVGWQKAVRQAKTR
- a CDS encoding DNA methyltransferase, coding for MSTEPVEIALPRVIREKTEYYRSKIFIGTHRTCSCAPNNLNCLSAKDWLKSQIGVWQFFYEGRDIRDKKLHPATFPISLAKKVISVFTHEGELVLDPFVGSGTSLVAAQDLNRNAVGFDLQEKYIELCVKRLASNKLFNQAQQVAIQDDALHIPNYLEPGSVSLIWTSPPYANLLNRKRKNKSRRERNNEQLHQVEQYSQDPRDLGTMALDEYTSAMGDIFERLLPLLHPKGHCVINVPDMWWENERITIHVSLINELRQRGYELRNTIIWDRTNIVNNIGIFGYPSNYITMGTTFEYLLDFWRSPEA
- a CDS encoding nciI → MKTYTKESLIAALQDIKNRGWIPNARPGNVGGIGNTLEDLLGIQENNLPIPNAAEWELKCQRAETAALTTLFHMEPSPRALKFVPNILLPKYGWKHELAGANYPANEMSFRQTIHGRERSDRGFMVEIDKSNRKVLISFDSSKVDSRHADWLESVKKRVGLGELNPQPYWGFDDLNHKAGTKLLNTFYVQAEVMKDGDKEFFHYNRILILRGFSVDNFVKALVEGNVLVDFDARSSHNHGTKFRLRQNARPKLYSDIREVM